A single window of Vibrio sp. HB236076 DNA harbors:
- the zwf gene encoding glucose-6-phosphate dehydrogenase — MVIPENSSIVIFGASGDLTYRKLIPALYHLYANNQLPKSFAILGVSRTEYSDDAYREKLKKSMLELEKTEPETLDSFCKHLHYQAINTADSDDYSKLKDRLEVVASDYGFEQRNTLFYLATPPSLYSVIPESLAAHGLNTEDDGWKRLIIEKPFGYDLASAQKLDKQIHEHFQEHQIYRIDHYLGKETVQNLLVFRFSNAMFEPLWNRNFIDYVEITGAEFLGVEGRGGYYDGSGATRDMFQNHLLQVLAMVAMEPPAQINADAMRDEVAKALQCLRPLTDQDLKENLVLGQYTESDVRGQFLPGYRNEPGVAEESRTETYVGLKMFINNWRWNGVPFYVRSGKRLPTRVTEVVLHFKKTPHPVFGQEQNVPENKLILRIQPDEGIQISFGLKEPGAGFNAKEVKMDFHYTSLQETQMLTAYERLLLDALNGDATLFARSDAVEAAWQFVQPILDYKENPEALYGYACGTWGPKESDQLLANDGRQWRFPCKNLTDTDYCEL; from the coding sequence ATGGTTATACCTGAAAATAGCAGCATCGTAATTTTTGGTGCTTCCGGTGATCTTACATATCGTAAGCTGATCCCTGCGTTGTATCATTTGTACGCGAATAATCAACTGCCTAAATCATTTGCAATTCTCGGGGTAAGTCGTACCGAATACAGCGATGACGCTTACCGCGAAAAGTTAAAAAAATCGATGCTTGAGCTGGAGAAAACTGAGCCAGAGACATTGGACTCATTTTGTAAGCACCTTCATTATCAAGCAATTAACACTGCCGACAGTGACGATTACAGTAAACTAAAAGATCGCCTCGAAGTCGTCGCTAGCGATTACGGTTTTGAACAACGCAATACTTTATTTTATTTAGCAACACCGCCAAGCCTTTACAGTGTCATTCCGGAAAGTCTTGCAGCTCATGGTCTAAACACTGAAGACGATGGTTGGAAGCGTCTCATCATTGAAAAACCATTTGGTTATGACCTCGCATCAGCACAAAAGCTCGATAAGCAAATTCACGAGCACTTCCAAGAACATCAAATTTACCGTATCGACCATTACCTCGGTAAAGAGACAGTGCAAAACTTATTGGTCTTTCGTTTTTCTAATGCGATGTTTGAGCCGCTTTGGAATCGCAATTTCATTGATTATGTCGAAATCACCGGCGCGGAATTTCTCGGCGTAGAAGGGCGTGGAGGTTACTACGATGGTTCTGGCGCAACACGTGACATGTTCCAAAACCACTTACTGCAAGTGTTAGCCATGGTCGCTATGGAGCCGCCAGCACAAATCAATGCCGATGCGATGCGTGATGAAGTTGCCAAGGCGCTGCAATGCTTACGTCCATTGACAGATCAAGACTTGAAAGAAAATCTCGTGCTGGGACAATACACAGAATCTGACGTTCGCGGGCAGTTTTTGCCCGGATATCGCAATGAGCCTGGTGTTGCTGAAGAGTCGCGAACTGAAACTTATGTTGGCTTGAAAATGTTTATCAATAACTGGCGTTGGAACGGTGTTCCATTTTACGTTCGCTCTGGTAAACGCTTACCGACCCGTGTGACTGAAGTCGTACTTCACTTTAAGAAAACACCTCACCCTGTATTCGGTCAAGAACAAAATGTTCCTGAAAACAAACTCATCCTTCGTATACAGCCTGATGAAGGTATCCAAATTAGCTTTGGATTAAAAGAGCCAGGAGCTGGGTTTAATGCAAAAGAAGTCAAAATGGATTTTCATTATACTTCTTTACAAGAAACGCAAATGTTAACCGCCTACGAACGCTTATTGCTAGACGCATTAAATGGCGATGCAACCCTGTTTGCACGCAGCGATGCTGTTGAAGCGGCATGGCAATTTGTTCAGCCTATTCTTGATTACAAAGAAAACCCTGAAGCACTGTACGGTTACGCTTGTGGTACTTGGGGGCCAAAAGAATCTGATCAATTACTGGCGAATGATGGCCGCCAATGGCGTTTCCCATGTAAAAACCTCACCGATACGGATTATTGTGAATTATGA
- a CDS encoding sodium:alanine symporter family protein, which yields MQFLQTLLTTIDQWVWGPPLLILLVGTGAYFSFRLGFLQFRHLPTAIRLLFTPNKNQQAGDVSSFSALCTALSATIGTGNIVGVATAIKLGGPGALFWMWLAALFGMATKYAECLLAVKYRQVDQNGQMVGGPMYYLRDGVGSKWLATLFATFALGVACFGIGTFPQVNAILDASEISFGISREISAVTLTVIVAMVTLGGIQSIAKVASKVVPTMALVYVLACFSVLFLNSDKIFSAIELVFVSAFTPSAATGGFLGASIMLAIQSGIARGVFSNESGLGSAPMAAAAAKTDSCVKQGLISMTGTFIDTIVICTMTGLTLILTGAWQSDFAGAAMTTHAFALGLDAAVYGPLLVSVGLMFFAFTTILGWNYYGERCVVFLFGTRAVMPYKVIFLCLVASGAFLHLDLIWVIADIVNGLMAVPNLIGLIALRQVVIHETKMYFDRCVPQKTKTSHSA from the coding sequence ATGCAATTTCTACAAACTTTACTCACGACAATTGACCAATGGGTATGGGGCCCACCACTGCTTATCTTGCTGGTTGGAACTGGTGCCTACTTTAGTTTTCGTCTTGGTTTCTTGCAATTTAGGCATTTACCTACTGCAATACGCCTACTCTTCACCCCCAATAAAAACCAGCAAGCTGGGGATGTATCTAGTTTTTCTGCATTGTGTACTGCTCTATCAGCCACTATTGGTACTGGTAACATTGTCGGGGTTGCCACTGCCATTAAATTAGGCGGACCTGGTGCATTGTTTTGGATGTGGTTAGCCGCTTTGTTTGGCATGGCGACGAAATACGCTGAATGCTTATTAGCGGTAAAATATCGCCAAGTTGATCAAAACGGTCAAATGGTTGGTGGTCCAATGTATTACTTACGAGATGGAGTGGGTTCAAAATGGTTAGCTACTTTATTTGCAACGTTCGCCCTTGGTGTGGCCTGCTTTGGCATTGGTACTTTCCCTCAAGTCAACGCGATTCTAGATGCCAGCGAGATTTCTTTTGGCATTTCTAGGGAAATTTCTGCCGTTACCTTAACTGTCATTGTGGCGATGGTGACGTTAGGAGGAATACAGTCTATTGCCAAAGTGGCCAGTAAAGTCGTGCCGACAATGGCCTTGGTTTATGTCTTGGCGTGTTTCAGTGTACTTTTCCTTAACAGCGATAAGATTTTCTCTGCAATTGAATTGGTTTTTGTTTCAGCATTTACCCCTTCCGCGGCTACGGGGGGCTTTTTAGGGGCTAGTATCATGTTGGCGATACAATCGGGCATCGCGCGCGGGGTATTTTCGAATGAATCTGGCCTAGGTAGTGCACCGATGGCAGCCGCAGCAGCAAAAACGGACTCTTGTGTTAAACAGGGCCTGATTTCCATGACAGGTACCTTTATCGATACTATCGTCATTTGTACCATGACTGGGTTAACCTTAATTTTAACTGGTGCGTGGCAAAGTGATTTCGCGGGTGCTGCCATGACGACGCACGCTTTTGCTCTCGGTTTGGATGCCGCTGTTTATGGCCCTCTATTGGTCTCTGTTGGCTTAATGTTCTTTGCTTTTACCACGATTTTAGGTTGGAACTATTACGGTGAACGTTGCGTTGTCTTTTTATTTGGAACGCGTGCCGTCATGCCATACAAAGTTATCTTCTTGTGTTTGGTGGCCTCAGGTGCTTTTTTACACTTAGATCTCATTTGGGTCATCGCTGATATTGTTAACGGGCTAATGGCAGTACCAAACCTGATAGGCTTAATCGCTTTAAGGCAAGTGGTTATCCATGAAACAAAGATGTACTTTGACCGATGTGTACCCCAAAAGACAAAAACTTCACACAGCGCCTAG
- a CDS encoding TonB-dependent siderophore receptor, protein MHHPCYFNKTTIACSVAAILFSPISFAETGTIDPDTVTVFGKAYRNTATKTSLTPEETPQAVTTISSNEIESRSATSLNQILRYAPGITTENKGGSVTMYDNYTIRGFSSYQSFYDGLVLQYLTGWNLQPQIDPFALEQVEIFKGPTSVLYGSMPPGGMVNMIAKSPQDVAHTEFDFSVGNRNLKKVAIDTTGPIGDGNLRYRLIASAKKRDSQIDYAEEERYLIAPSLDWQVSDQTLINFNAYYQTDPAMGINSSLPTLDGTSSSTSVGDVNWSQFQRDFVLLGYKVNHDFNDQWSFLQNVRYLDASLKQKNTYHSCYTYSGTYYCGYDESTGTLSRNIYSTEESSHGLVVDNQFTGFAITGQVEHNLLLGVDYQKLSGKSNYKEYSTSDSDFYTFNVQSPNNDLLDTSTLSTVYDNTYDISLKQLGIYLQDQMRWDQWVFLTGLRWDHYKASSIDDASNSSTDQHNISYRVGALYEFNNGVSPYLSYATSFEPTTGTDADTGEAYKPETSSQWETGFKYQSPNRALHGSIAVYQIVKKDALVTNYEDYIDPELQVGEITSQGVELQIAWQPNQDWHLNTSYTYSDVEITQDSAYDLEGTTPIYSPKHSAKLWASYLGFKGLNIDTGVRYVGSMQKDATNTQGKVPSYTLVDLSVDYDLSALSPEFNGISTRLSANNLFNKEYYTCYDETNCWYGEERIWEVNLKIEL, encoded by the coding sequence ATGCATCATCCGTGTTACTTCAATAAAACCACAATTGCTTGTTCAGTTGCTGCCATTTTATTCAGCCCTATTTCATTTGCAGAAACAGGCACCATAGACCCAGATACCGTCACTGTGTTTGGAAAAGCTTATCGCAACACCGCAACCAAGACGTCATTAACACCTGAAGAAACCCCGCAGGCTGTTACCACAATTTCAAGCAATGAAATAGAATCTCGAAGCGCTACCTCACTCAATCAAATTTTGCGTTATGCCCCCGGTATCACGACCGAAAATAAGGGCGGCTCTGTCACTATGTATGACAACTACACTATTCGGGGGTTTTCTTCTTATCAAAGTTTTTACGATGGCTTGGTGCTTCAGTATTTAACGGGCTGGAATTTACAACCACAAATTGATCCATTTGCCCTTGAGCAAGTCGAAATATTTAAAGGCCCAACATCGGTATTATACGGTTCCATGCCTCCGGGTGGCATGGTCAATATGATCGCTAAATCGCCACAAGATGTAGCCCATACCGAGTTTGACTTTTCAGTCGGAAATCGCAATTTGAAAAAGGTCGCTATCGATACAACCGGCCCAATTGGTGATGGTAATTTGCGCTATCGTCTGATTGCATCCGCCAAAAAAAGAGACAGTCAAATCGATTACGCAGAAGAGGAAAGGTACCTCATCGCACCGTCGTTAGATTGGCAAGTGTCAGATCAAACCTTGATTAACTTCAATGCCTACTATCAGACTGATCCAGCCATGGGAATAAACTCTTCACTACCGACCTTAGACGGTACTTCGAGTTCAACCTCCGTTGGTGATGTAAACTGGAGTCAATTTCAGCGTGATTTTGTCTTGCTTGGTTACAAGGTCAATCACGACTTCAACGACCAGTGGTCATTTTTACAAAACGTTCGTTACTTAGACGCTTCCTTAAAACAAAAGAACACTTACCACTCATGTTATACCTATTCAGGTACCTATTATTGCGGGTATGATGAATCGACAGGCACATTATCGCGTAATATTTACAGCACAGAAGAATCTTCTCATGGCCTTGTGGTCGATAATCAATTCACCGGGTTTGCCATCACTGGCCAAGTCGAGCACAACTTACTACTTGGTGTCGATTATCAAAAGCTATCTGGCAAATCAAATTACAAAGAATATTCAACCAGCGACAGTGATTTTTACACTTTTAATGTTCAGTCACCTAATAATGATTTGCTTGATACTAGTACCCTAAGCACTGTCTATGACAATACTTATGATATTTCGCTCAAACAGTTGGGCATATACCTGCAAGATCAAATGCGCTGGGATCAATGGGTATTTTTAACTGGTCTGCGCTGGGATCATTACAAGGCGTCTTCGATTGATGATGCTAGCAACTCCAGCACGGATCAACACAATATCTCTTATCGCGTTGGGGCTTTGTATGAATTCAACAATGGTGTCTCACCTTACTTAAGTTATGCCACCAGCTTTGAGCCGACAACAGGAACAGATGCCGATACCGGTGAGGCTTATAAACCTGAAACCTCAAGCCAATGGGAAACAGGCTTCAAATACCAATCTCCAAACCGTGCCTTACATGGTTCTATTGCTGTTTATCAAATTGTAAAAAAAGATGCCTTAGTGACCAACTATGAAGATTATATTGATCCAGAATTACAAGTCGGCGAAATCACCTCTCAAGGTGTTGAATTACAAATCGCTTGGCAACCGAATCAAGATTGGCACTTAAACACCAGCTATACATACAGCGATGTAGAAATTACCCAAGATAGCGCCTACGACCTAGAAGGTACAACACCGATTTACAGCCCTAAGCACAGTGCCAAACTTTGGGCCAGCTACCTAGGCTTTAAGGGGCTCAATATCGACACAGGGGTACGTTACGTGGGAAGTATGCAAAAAGACGCAACGAATACACAGGGTAAAGTGCCAAGTTACACCTTAGTTGACCTTTCTGTCGATTATGACTTGTCGGCATTAAGCCCAGAGTTTAATGGGATATCAACTCGCCTCAGTGCCAACAATCTGTTTAATAAAGAGTATTACACTTGTTATGACGAAACCAATTGCTGGTACGGGGAAGAGCGCATCTGGGAAGTTAACCTAAAGATTGAACTCTAG
- a CDS encoding LysE family translocator, whose amino-acid sequence MSIVNLESFLIAITILTLTPGLDTALVIRNTSRSGLTGGCMTSLGICLGLFVHATFSAVGIATILSQSAQLFQWVKMAGALYLIYLGISGFRALLSPQTSLNLKSYGLVSENRVKSLREGFLSNVLNPKTAVFYLAFLPQFVDPKGSALLQSLTMAGIHFLIAMVWQCGLASVLSKAKSLLSSPVFMRWMEGTTSLVLVVLGVKLMLEKPQV is encoded by the coding sequence ATGAGCATTGTCAATTTGGAATCATTTTTAATTGCGATCACGATACTCACATTAACACCAGGTTTAGATACTGCGCTCGTGATTCGTAATACCTCTCGTTCAGGCCTTACTGGAGGGTGTATGACAAGCTTAGGGATTTGTCTGGGTCTATTTGTTCACGCGACCTTTTCCGCGGTTGGCATTGCAACAATTCTTTCTCAATCAGCACAGTTATTTCAGTGGGTTAAGATGGCTGGGGCTTTATATCTGATTTATCTTGGTATTAGTGGCTTTAGAGCACTATTAAGCCCTCAAACATCTCTTAACCTCAAAAGTTACGGGCTTGTTTCAGAAAACCGCGTAAAGTCTTTACGTGAAGGTTTCTTGTCCAATGTTCTCAACCCGAAAACCGCGGTATTTTACTTGGCTTTTTTGCCACAGTTTGTCGATCCTAAAGGCTCTGCGCTGTTGCAATCTTTAACCATGGCCGGTATTCACTTTTTGATTGCCATGGTTTGGCAATGTGGACTGGCAAGCGTGCTTAGCAAAGCAAAATCATTGCTCTCAAGCCCGGTTTTTATGCGTTGGATGGAAGGGACAACCAGTTTGGTCTTGGTGGTATTAGGGGTTAAATTAATGCTCGAAAAACCACAAGTTTAA
- the pgl gene encoding 6-phosphogluconolactonase, whose amino-acid sequence MINHKIFDSADDVVQSLARDFKAFADMGRPIHISLSGGSTPKKLFAYLAAECAEEINWQNLHFWWGDERCVAPEDAESNFGEANGLLFSKIDIPSDNIHRILGENNPEQEAERFADEMQQVIPCEQGVPVFDWVLLGVGGDGHTASLFPGHTNYDEEKLAIVASHPESGQQRVSKSARVLRAAKRLSYLVLGAGKEEIVYEIHTTPARDLPYPAANVESVNGLTEWYLDAAAAKKIA is encoded by the coding sequence ATGATCAACCATAAAATTTTTGATAGTGCTGACGACGTTGTTCAAAGCTTGGCTAGAGATTTCAAAGCGTTCGCCGATATGGGGCGACCTATTCATATCTCCCTTTCTGGTGGTAGCACACCGAAGAAGCTTTTTGCTTATTTAGCTGCAGAATGTGCAGAAGAAATTAATTGGCAAAACCTTCATTTTTGGTGGGGAGACGAACGCTGCGTTGCGCCTGAGGATGCTGAAAGTAACTTCGGTGAAGCAAACGGGTTATTGTTTTCAAAAATAGACATCCCTAGTGACAACATACATCGCATCTTGGGTGAAAATAATCCTGAGCAAGAAGCTGAGCGTTTTGCTGATGAAATGCAACAAGTAATCCCATGTGAGCAAGGCGTTCCCGTCTTTGATTGGGTCTTGTTGGGTGTAGGAGGCGATGGGCATACTGCATCTTTGTTCCCTGGTCACACGAATTACGATGAAGAAAAACTCGCCATCGTTGCTTCACACCCAGAATCAGGACAACAGCGAGTTTCTAAGTCAGCTCGAGTATTACGTGCAGCCAAACGATTGAGTTATTTAGTGTTAGGAGCAGGGAAAGAAGAGATAGTGTATGAAATACACACAACGCCCGCTCGTGATTTACCTTATCCAGCAGCAAATGTTGAGTCGGTCAATGGCTTGACAGAATGGTACCTGGATGCCGCAGCAGCAAAGAAAATTGCCTAG
- a CDS encoding AraC family transcriptional regulator, with protein sequence MSKLPMAKQQIATLLEHIEEHLEQPLQVDTLAKLSCWSRWQLQRVFSLYTNKGLAQYVRQRKLSHAAVQLVSTKLRIIDIAFNTGFNSENAFSRAFKHHFSVSPREYRQRGKLIDLTYPLLQRDKNFPSQRLPHFDDTFVEIKVTTRDAFDLQGIQVPIQGVLAQHPDFDVQVPQLWKTWRSTLGETPLPSHCMGVIDVSSHSETGTLTYWAGLPFNNQTERLFPDSHQRLSIPEQTYVVAVHKGELSQLPNLVLWLITHWLPTSGFQGVDGYELEIYPVTPDAEKPHYVEYWLPISY encoded by the coding sequence ATGAGCAAGCTGCCAATGGCGAAGCAACAAATTGCAACTTTATTAGAACATATAGAAGAGCACCTAGAGCAGCCATTGCAAGTTGATACACTCGCTAAGTTAAGTTGCTGGTCACGTTGGCAACTACAACGAGTGTTCTCCCTTTATACCAACAAGGGGCTAGCTCAATATGTCAGACAAAGAAAATTGAGCCATGCCGCGGTCCAACTCGTGTCAACCAAACTCCGTATTATCGATATTGCTTTCAATACTGGCTTCAACTCAGAAAACGCATTCAGTCGCGCTTTCAAACATCATTTCTCAGTTTCACCCCGAGAGTATCGGCAACGCGGTAAACTTATCGACTTGACCTACCCTTTATTGCAACGCGATAAAAATTTCCCCTCACAAAGGCTCCCTCATTTTGACGATACTTTTGTCGAAATCAAAGTGACAACTCGTGATGCTTTTGATTTACAGGGGATCCAAGTGCCAATCCAAGGCGTGTTAGCACAGCATCCGGATTTTGACGTCCAAGTCCCCCAACTTTGGAAAACTTGGCGCTCAACCTTAGGGGAAACACCGTTACCATCACACTGTATGGGCGTTATCGATGTTTCAAGTCACAGTGAAACCGGTACCCTTACTTATTGGGCCGGTTTACCATTCAACAATCAGACAGAGCGCTTATTCCCCGACTCTCATCAAAGGTTATCAATTCCCGAGCAAACTTATGTGGTTGCAGTCCACAAAGGTGAACTAAGTCAATTGCCTAATTTAGTACTTTGGTTAATTACTCATTGGCTTCCAACTTCTGGTTTCCAAGGGGTTGATGGTTATGAGCTCGAAATCTACCCTGTCACACCAGATGCAGAGAAACCTCACTACGTGGAATATTGGTTACCCATCTCCTATTGA
- a CDS encoding carboxypeptidase M32, which yields MSSYQALEKHFDTIHQYQHMAAILGWDQATMMASGGQESRAQAMAQLSVHIHQLYTAPQLTDWIEAAKEQPLTDHQFANLREIERQVLQHSVLPEKLVKAKSLAGAKCEHAWRQQRPRNDWPGFEKNWAQVVSLSQEEAQIRSQHHQLTPYEAMLDLYEPGMSEQKLDKIFGQTLTWLPNLIDQVIETQPSVSPPSGQYGTHQQKGLGLEIMKLMQFDFERGRLDESVHPFCGGVPSDTRITTRYTNNDFAQSLMGIIHETGHARYEQNLPKDWSAQPAGQARSMGIHESQSLFFEMQLGRHPLFLQHVSQHAKRFFDGPEFEPHALAALYNKVEKSLIRVDADELTYPCHVILRYEIERDLINGKLSHRDVPEIWNSKMQTYLGLSTLGKDNNGCMQDIHWTDGSFGYFPSYTLGAMYAAQFMASMKETIDVDSAIQTGDLSPIFNWLNNNIWSKGSLLTTDDLVKQATDMTLDPIHFQNHLRNRYLGKC from the coding sequence ATGTCTTCATATCAGGCTTTAGAAAAACACTTTGATACTATTCATCAGTACCAACATATGGCGGCAATTTTAGGTTGGGATCAGGCAACGATGATGGCAAGCGGCGGGCAAGAATCACGAGCTCAAGCCATGGCACAGCTGTCCGTTCATATTCATCAATTATATACTGCCCCACAATTAACGGATTGGATAGAAGCCGCAAAAGAACAACCTTTAACAGATCATCAATTTGCCAACTTAAGAGAAATAGAACGACAAGTTTTACAACACAGTGTATTACCGGAAAAGTTGGTTAAGGCCAAATCTCTAGCAGGTGCGAAATGTGAGCATGCTTGGCGTCAACAACGGCCGCGAAATGACTGGCCTGGATTTGAAAAAAATTGGGCCCAAGTCGTCAGTTTATCTCAAGAAGAAGCGCAGATTCGATCTCAACATCACCAGCTAACACCTTATGAGGCAATGCTTGATCTTTATGAGCCCGGTATGAGCGAACAAAAGCTCGATAAAATTTTTGGACAAACATTAACTTGGCTTCCAAACTTAATCGATCAAGTTATTGAAACACAACCATCTGTTAGCCCTCCAAGTGGGCAATATGGCACTCACCAGCAAAAAGGACTTGGTCTTGAGATCATGAAGTTGATGCAATTTGATTTTGAACGTGGTCGGCTTGACGAAAGTGTTCATCCTTTTTGCGGTGGCGTCCCTAGTGACACTCGTATTACCACCCGATACACGAACAATGATTTTGCCCAATCGCTAATGGGCATTATTCACGAAACTGGGCACGCGCGTTACGAACAAAATTTACCAAAAGATTGGTCAGCCCAACCGGCAGGCCAAGCTCGCTCTATGGGAATTCACGAATCTCAATCCTTATTTTTCGAAATGCAACTCGGTAGACATCCCCTCTTTTTGCAACACGTATCTCAGCATGCAAAACGATTCTTTGATGGCCCAGAATTCGAACCACACGCTTTAGCTGCTTTGTACAACAAAGTGGAGAAAAGCTTGATTAGAGTCGATGCTGATGAATTGACCTACCCTTGCCATGTTATTTTGCGCTACGAAATAGAGCGAGATTTGATCAACGGCAAACTATCACATCGCGATGTTCCAGAAATTTGGAATAGTAAAATGCAAACCTACTTGGGTTTATCCACCCTGGGTAAAGATAACAATGGTTGTATGCAAGACATTCATTGGACAGATGGAAGCTTCGGGTATTTCCCAAGTTACACACTAGGGGCAATGTATGCCGCGCAATTTATGGCTTCTATGAAAGAAACTATCGACGTTGATAGTGCGATTCAAACCGGTGACCTTTCACCCATTTTCAATTGGTTAAATAATAATATTTGGAGCAAAGGAAGCTTGTTAACAACCGATGACCTCGTTAAACAAGCAACAGATATGACACTGGATCCTATACATTTCCAAAATCACCTACGCAATCGCTATCTAGGGAAGTGTTAG
- a CDS encoding dicarboxylate/amino acid:cation symporter: MDQHQKSGLLGLWSRLALWKKIIIGMILGVVVGSIMGKEALLLKPLGTLFINAIKMLIVPLVFCSLIVGITSMKDTQKMGRIGVKAIFLYLLTTAVAIAIGLGISAIVQPGSGLNMSVTQPVTSAQEAPSLIQTLINIIPKNPVEALAAGNILQIIFFAVGLGVSLVMIGEKSEPAVKVFNSLAEAMYKLTEIVMKLAPYGIFGLMAWVSGTYGADVLLPLIKVVAAVYVGALLHVAVFYTGVLSLIGRLNPIKYLKGITNPAAVAFTTSSSSGTLPASIKAAREELGVSKGVSGFVLPLGTTINMDGTALYQGVCALFIAQAFGIDLTTSDYITIILTATLASVGTAGVPGAGLIMLSLVLSTVGLPMEGLAIVAGIDRILDMARTTINVCGDIMVAVLIGKSEDELDEKIYNA; the protein is encoded by the coding sequence ATGGATCAACACCAAAAGAGTGGCCTACTCGGCCTGTGGTCTCGATTGGCGCTATGGAAGAAAATCATTATTGGTATGATACTCGGGGTCGTGGTCGGCTCAATCATGGGCAAAGAGGCTCTACTGTTAAAACCATTAGGTACCCTTTTTATTAACGCGATTAAAATGCTGATTGTCCCATTGGTATTTTGCTCGTTAATCGTTGGTATCACCTCAATGAAAGATACGCAAAAAATGGGACGAATTGGGGTTAAAGCCATCTTTTTGTATTTGCTCACTACGGCTGTTGCCATTGCAATCGGACTTGGGATTTCAGCCATTGTACAGCCAGGTTCTGGGTTAAATATGTCGGTAACCCAACCAGTAACATCGGCACAAGAAGCCCCCTCTTTGATACAAACCTTAATTAACATTATCCCTAAAAACCCAGTGGAAGCTTTGGCTGCTGGAAATATACTTCAAATTATCTTTTTCGCAGTTGGGTTGGGTGTGTCACTGGTCATGATTGGCGAGAAAAGTGAGCCTGCGGTGAAAGTCTTTAACAGCCTTGCTGAAGCGATGTACAAGCTAACCGAAATTGTTATGAAGCTAGCCCCGTATGGTATCTTTGGCCTTATGGCTTGGGTTTCAGGGACTTATGGCGCTGATGTCCTTTTACCTTTAATCAAAGTGGTTGCCGCAGTCTATGTGGGAGCCTTACTTCACGTTGCGGTATTTTATACTGGCGTTTTAAGTTTAATCGGTCGATTAAATCCCATTAAATACCTTAAAGGCATCACAAACCCAGCAGCCGTTGCCTTTACCACTTCAAGTAGTTCTGGCACTTTACCGGCAAGCATTAAAGCGGCACGTGAAGAGCTCGGAGTATCCAAAGGCGTTTCTGGTTTTGTTTTACCCTTAGGCACAACCATCAATATGGATGGTACTGCTCTTTATCAAGGTGTTTGTGCCCTTTTTATCGCACAAGCTTTTGGTATTGATTTGACGACGAGTGATTACATCACCATTATTTTGACAGCAACATTAGCTTCTGTAGGAACCGCTGGAGTACCAGGCGCTGGACTAATCATGTTGTCGCTGGTGTTAAGTACCGTTGGGTTACCGATGGAAGGTCTAGCGATCGTGGCAGGTATCGATCGTATCTTAGATATGGCGCGTACCACTATCAATGTATGCGGTGATATTATGGTCGCCGTATTAATTGGTAAAAGCGAAGATGAACTTGATGAGAAAATTTACAACGCTTGA
- a CDS encoding chromosome partitioning protein ParA, whose translation MTTKHWQETYQALEVKYQENREANSQLIAQVNEKELELDKSLEDKVQSALDKQNEAYKAKVKSLQEKIVALETKNETLNSQLDSEKQSLGHLQKKNQQLEQTKSIQASVFERSREVFQKELTIKQELEKLESEKESLNTKISKLKKACDLYLAGTSWDATSDSCDKQDQATSRLSQVNQMISVHKMDLQDIKIMTEKLGLE comes from the coding sequence GTGACAACGAAACACTGGCAGGAAACTTATCAAGCGTTGGAAGTCAAGTATCAGGAAAACAGAGAAGCAAACTCTCAGCTAATCGCACAAGTCAATGAAAAAGAGCTCGAACTTGATAAGAGCTTAGAGGACAAGGTGCAATCGGCATTGGATAAGCAAAATGAAGCCTACAAAGCAAAAGTAAAGAGCTTACAAGAAAAAATCGTTGCACTTGAAACTAAAAACGAAACGCTCAATTCACAACTTGATTCGGAAAAGCAATCATTGGGGCATCTGCAAAAGAAAAATCAACAACTTGAACAAACTAAGTCAATTCAAGCCAGTGTCTTTGAACGTTCGCGTGAAGTATTTCAAAAAGAGTTAACGATTAAGCAAGAACTCGAAAAACTAGAGAGTGAAAAAGAGTCTCTCAACACAAAAATCAGTAAGTTAAAAAAAGCGTGTGATCTGTATTTAGCCGGCACTTCATGGGATGCAACTTCTGACAGTTGTGATAAACAAGATCAAGCGACTTCACGTTTGAGTCAAGTTAATCAAATGATTTCGGTTCATAAAATGGACTTACAAGACATTAAAATTATGACAGAAAAATTAGGGCTGGAATGA